A genome region from Anastrepha ludens isolate Willacy chromosome 3, idAnaLude1.1, whole genome shotgun sequence includes the following:
- the LOC128856516 gene encoding cytochrome c oxidase subunit 6C translates to MSKQKSKAPAKLPPQLFNNHRQMALRNITVAVVSALFAGLTFNLLHNKQRKKKYRNFYNNYDADKSFMRMAEGGYLHSCPPCSLKEEENGEADKKKKK, encoded by the exons ATGAGCAAGCAAAAATCAAAGGCCCCAGCCAAGTTGCCTCCGCAACTATTCAACAATCATCGTCAGATGGCGCTACGCAACATAACGGTTGCGGTCGTATCTGCCTTGTTTGCCGGCTTAACTTTCAACCTGTTGCATAATAAGCAACGCAAGAAAAAATATCGCAATTTTTATAA CAATTATGATGCGGATAAGTCGTTTATGCGCATGGCAGAGGGCGGTTATCTGCATTCCTGTCCACCTTGTTCGTTGAAAGAGGAAGAAAATGGTGAAGCggacaaaaagaagaaaaagtaa